The Spirochaetota bacterium sequence CTCAAGAACAGAAAGAGCGGCAATTGCAGGTAATGATAAAGGTAAAACAATTTTATAATATATCATGAACTCACTTGCACCATCGATTCTCATAGATTCAATTAAACTGAAAGGAATATGTTTCATAAAATTTCTAAGAAAAAAAGAGCAAAACCCAATTTGAAAAGCTATATGAAATAGAATCAAACCAAGCCATGTGTTTTTTACCCCTAATATTGATGATAATCTTTCAACTGGTATCATTAGCATTTGAAAAGGTAACAGCATTCCAGCAATAAAAATAATTAAAATTATTCTATTAAGTTTGAATTTATAAAAAGCTAAAGCAAAACCAGCTAAACTTGAAAGGAAAAGAGCGCCAGCTACTGAGGGGATAGTTATAAGAAAAGTGTTCAGCATAGCTCTTTTCATTCCTGCAGAGTTCCAAACTTTTAAGAAATTATCAAAAATTACTTTTTTTGGAGGAGCCCACATCTTAGTTCCACCCATTATTTCATCTAAAGTTTTTAATGATGTGAAACAAGCTATTATTAAAGGTGATAGCCAGAAAAGTACAATAATCAATGAAAAAAAGTAAAAAAATATAGCAACGAGAAATTTTTTTGCTTTTTGTATAATAAGCCTTACTCATATTTACTCCAGAATAAATTAAACTCTTTCATTTAAAAATAAATTTTTTATTATTTTTCTAATTAT is a genomic window containing:
- a CDS encoding carbohydrate ABC transporter permease, encoding MIIVLFWLSPLIIACFTSLKTLDEIMGGTKMWAPPKKVIFDNFLKVWNSAGMKRAMLNTFLITIPSVAGALFLSSLAGFALAFYKFKLNRIILIIFIAGMLLPFQMLMIPVERLSSILGVKNTWLGLILFHIAFQIGFCSFFLRNFMKHIPFSLIESMRIDGASEFMIYYKIVLPLSLPAIAALSVLEFTWIWNDMLWALVLIRSDILKPITLVLANMQGEFITYYNLTAAGSLIAAMPPVIIFLFFQKYFIEGLTLGAEKG